The sequence TACCCTACCACCTATTGTACAACCATTGACACCTATGAATTTTGTTAACGAGTCCCTCAACTTCTTGCTTAGGTTTCTTAGTTAGGACCATCAAACAATGTATACATTTATCTCAACATTCAAAAATTTGAGTGCACTCCCGAGCATCTCATAAATAATCTGAATATTTCAGCCATTCGATCTTAGTTTTTATacttttaaacaaaaatttgacaGTTAAACGTAAAAACATCTCATAGATACGTACCGTAAAAAAGTACATCCACGTTGGAAatggatcatctccggatccatTCCTCATAATCCATCAAGTCCGAGGATCCGaaccattaaaatttgatctaacggctaaagttattataatttttaaagtggACCCCTACttgtaaccgtttgatcaaattttaatggttCGGACCTCTAACTTTGATTGATTAGGTGGAAGGAATCCAGAGATGATCTCTTTCCCTCCACGTTAACCCCATATAAAGGGCGCTGCAGTTATAAAAGGGTAGCAGAATTGCTAGAGTGCTAGTGGTAATGCAGGCACATTGTTTCATAGATGTGGACGGCTGTGCACTCATTAGCACAAACTTCTGCACATATATATTATAGAAGAAGCAAATATAATTATAGTTAAGTGTGAAATTGTGGCATGTTGGTCATTTGGTTGAATAATTTATACTCAATAATATTTTTATGGTGTATTGTATGTATAGAAGTAGTTGGCTTCATCCATCTCAGAGATGGGAAGGATCATCCAACATCCTTTGATGCTTCATGCCAAGCAAATTAGGTGATGAAATCATCGAAGGGTCAATGTCGGCGAAACAAAATAATGTTGAGTGCCCTGGTCAATCCACCGTGTTTCGACTTCTGATCGGTTTGAAATTAGTGGCTATTTTCACAGATAAATTATAATTTGACATGCTTTATAAGAAACTCAACAATATTTCACATATCAACTGCCTTAGATCATTTCTTTTTACAAGGCTACTCAACAATCAATAAGACTAAACCATCATGAGCTGGTCTAGTGGTTGGGACGAATTCAATTTTCAAGTCTGTCTTCCACATAACAAGTCTTGAATTTGATTTTTAGTGTTGGTGAATCATACAATAGTGGTTCGAGAAAAGTTGAAATACCTGACCTCCGAAAAAATAAATTGACATGATAGAGCCACCAACTTGTccctttttcttaaaaaaaaaaaaaaccaataagaCTAtcgggaactttaatgaaaagttttcggtactgttcatttaacgaaaaaccatatttttacactaaaaagtcaattctggtactattcactttaccctttattttgtctttattattaaaactcaaagttttcaaactcttttcattagttttctataATACTTTCACATTCTAAACCCAAGGAAAAGGAGTACGAATtattagtaatataaaataaaatattctgAAAATTCGATTCTACAAAATAAAGAACTGATTAATTATCTTAGCTGTGGACTGGGGGACTGGGGAGGACGGCTCTAACCAAATTAAGAGATATACTAGGCAGAATATAATAACATGACATGGTGCCATGTACATATGGTGGTGCAACTAAGGGACACCAGCATAAGACAAATTAATCTCAATAATGAGTGCCAAAAATGTTGCCATCTCAACTTCGATAATCTCATCTTTCATCGTTTGGGCAATCCAAGTCATATTAGGGTTTTCAAGCGAAGATTTTTACATATAATTGAGATATATTATTTTAAGTCTACAAAACTTAACACGTATCTTTTTTATTTGAGCACTCATCACATGATGAATGTTGCAAACTTCGCTCATGACATTGAATTCTCTCATCTTGAGGCCCTTAACATAATGAAATTGTTTTGGTTATGGTGATCCGATCACATCATCAGTAACACATTCTcatgaaattataaaattatattttagtcTCATCAGCTCTACATTAACCTTACACGATGTAAGAACTGTCATCGTTAGACAACACTACTATTATTTCTCTCGAACATCGAAACTAACAATTGGCTACGAGACGCATGCaatcaaatcatatcaattTGGGTTGTTAAAAATTAGAAGCCACATTAATGTGGTGACAAAGGGATAGGAAGAAAAGAGTGTTATGAACAACTGTTTCTTGTCAAAAATATTATGGGTTTGTTTGTAACTACTTTTAAAATGGGTGAAAGTACTTTTAAAGTGGCTAAAAGAGtttataataaaaacgaatCGGTATTTCTTgtaggaagcacttcaagtgcttttggaatccaaaaacactttcagtcattttaaaagtgttTCTAAACAAGCTCTAGGTCATTAAACAGCTGAAATAAAACAGTCCCAAGAGTAACGACATTATCTAAAAGTTGCATTTGGGACCAGTCCTCTGTCCTCCTCTAtttgtaaaagaaaattgaagaagaaagttGAATCTTCATGTATTGTTGGATCGATAAGGTTGCCCCATATTCGGCGGATTCCCTGGAAAGTGATTCCCATAAGTGAAAAGGGCGACAAGTTCCAGCATTTTTGCTTTCTAGTtgtatgatatgatttggatgATGGGAGTTTTAGAGCTCGTTTTAAAATAcctttaaaatgattgaaaacgtttCTGGTGAAAATGTTTCTAGGACCAATTTTCCATAAAAATGCAAATGAATCCTCAAAATGCACTTAAAAGTGATTCTTGCAAAAAGCACACAATTAATGTTCCTTGCAGGAAGCATTTTAAATGCTTTtataacccaaaaatattttcgctaaaagcacttttagttattttaaaagcacttccaaacaagCTCTTACACAACCATGTTTACAGTATACGTTTTCCTCCTAAACCAAACAATGCTTAGGAGGAGCAAAGTCGGTGGACGTTCACAGTCTGCCATCAAGCTGAGACCTTatgatccaaaaaccaattgattAATCAATCTCATTAAGCATGATTGTTGTGGATTAGGGGGATGGAAACACCTCATCTCGACTGCCTTGTCACACCACCCGTCCACTTAAAACAAACAAGGAGGACTTTTGCATTCGAGTTCACTAAAATGGGCCCGAATGCTGGAATCCCCCAGTTGTATGTCTTGGGGCAAATGAGTGAATATGATAGGACAACTTGTTGAAGTTTATGATGGATTAGGGCATCAtaaaccaaagaaaaagaaaggaagaattCTAAATTAAAATAGCGAATAGGAAGTCAAGGATTTGCGGAActctaagagcaagtccacacCAAGTGTTTGggaggggtggacttgctctaaaaaCGGGGTAGGAGATGTGTAGGGTGGTGGCACAAATCCTTGGGCGTGGGTTTTATTTGGCCGAATTCTTAGGTGCACATGTCATATGCGGCAACACATTCACAAAAGGTGGGATCGAGTCGCCGTCTTCTGTGGCAACACATCACAAAAAGATAAGATATGAATTTCAGTGTAACTATTTAATTAGGGCAAATCTTACATCGAATGAGATCAACGTAAGATCAGATGAGACTAAAATACATCAAATCTTATGTTTTTGTAAAACGTGTCATATCTTAACTatgacataattttttttcgagAGTAGGACACCATGCATTTTGACCCACCCGCTTCCACCCGAATGCACAGCGTCCTGCCTGCCGCAACCTACAACTGCTCCGTAGATGGTGGCTCAAAAAACAACATGACTTTAAAGTGGAACATCACGGAGTCGTTTGGAAGTAAAGACTTGGGCAATAATAGCTGCTGCAATGCTGAATACGTGTATAATGATTGTTGGCAGATGAAGAACAtcataaaaaaattaggaaGTAGTTGATGGGGAGGCAGAGGGAGTTGGGAAGATTAAACCTTTATTACGAAGACTAACAACCACAATCTTTGATGAAATTAATaatgtttgaaatattttaaCATTAATTGTGGTGGTTAACTAGAGTCGAGTCTCAGTTGCTGATCATCTACCAGGGTGCTTGCTGATTGCTTGCCTTCCAAGAATTGTTGGTTTGAATAATCGGGTCAAAAGTGTGGATGGAGCATATTGAATGGGTCGTCTTATTAGGGTCATCACCAATTAGATTGCTTTCTGTGTTCATGCAACAATGTTTTCACTAAATTAATTACTTTAAACCAAATAAACGTAGAAAAACTGGCATGTCATGACTTCATATTCTCTCTCTTTATGTTGAAATTATCGGGTGAGGCGAGAGATGAAAAATTGGAAGTTACGAATCGAGAAAGTGAAAGAAAGAATGGGCGTGAGATCAACTAAGAGGATGATTGAACTAACTACTGAGGTTAAGTTTTTTTATTACAGACTTCAACGTGGAACGCacgattttttttaaaatccatACGTGTCAATATACTCAGAGAAAGCAAACTTTTTTTTGTCAGCAAAGCAAATTATGGCCGATGGTTAGTGTCATTTGTAGATAAGAGCAGTTAGATCATTTAACCTAATAAGATCATTTGTGAGTAATGACTTGTTTAAATATGTAACTTAAATGTGCACTGGATAAAGCTTGGCTTGGTATTatttaacacaaaataaaatcataaaaattatgaataaaaaCGGCCCATTTGTAACTTTGGGCTTAGGCCTCATTCTGTATTGGTCCGGCACGAGATAGCTAAAATTTTCCGGTTTTTCTTCAGTATGTGTTCTTAATAAGTATCAAGTACAACGCTTTTTACATATCGGAGTGGTACATTACACGTCACTTTCAACACTAAACACTTGCATGTGAGTACAGTACGACTTTAAACACCAACAATACCTCAGTACCTCGTAAAGAAGGAAAATCGAAGTTTTTCTTCACAACAATTTCTAACCTAGGTTGGCATGTAACAAAAGTTGATTTATTTGGAGAGAAATCGGTAGACACAAAACGTTCTAGACAAATGTTGGAGATTAGTTACCGCCATGACTACCCAAATCAGCTGCAGCTTTGCTTGCACGAGTCAATACATCTGAAAACCAAAGAGCTCCCTTAGCAAAGTAGCTGCTGTTGACCACAGCGCTTCCTGCTGCCACAGCTGCTTCCCCAGTATACGTAGCTGCCACCACCACCGCCGTTCCAGTAACGGTTGCAGCTGATTTGGTGATATCCGAAACATGGAACTTCTCGTCCACGGTTTTGACAACTTCCCTGCCTGCGTGAATTTTTTCAGTGAGGCCGATTCTGTCGCTGAGCTCACAAACCTTGGCTGCTGCAGTTGCTGAGAGTTGATGGGACTCGTCGAAAGCTTTGGCCTTGGTTAATGCGTCTTTTCCCAAAACATATCCCTTGGATGCCAGTGTTTTGACTACCGTTACTGCTTCTCCGGGGGTAGAGACGAACTGACTCGAGTGATAAGTCTGATAACATTGTACAAGATTTAAGAAATAATTAAGTTTACATGAAAGACTGTTGTGCTAAGCTTGTGCTGTGATAAATCTTCAACCAAAACAGTCCAAGTTGTTAATTTACACCTACCGTTGAGCTAGTATTGCCTTCGGGATAAGTAGAACCGTTCCAAGCATCGGATTCATCGATATAACTTCCCCAACTTGTTATGCATACACATTGATCTACGATCCTAGCTCCCTGAAATTTAAAAACAAGGAAGAAAGGAAAACTCAGTAAGCAACCAATATCAAATACCTGAGGCATTGTGACGCTAAAATTCATCCATATGAAAATGTAATCGTCTTTGTTAGACTGACATCCGGTATTCCTGATCTAGATTCCATGCAGGCAAATTTCAACAAATATGTGGGTTCTTCGCCATTTACTATCTCGACAAATTGTGCAATTCCATCATCAAACCGAGCATTATGCAATTCCAAGTTCGGACTGACTTATTATGGATCTAGAGACAATGAATCTCTAACAGAGAACGCAAACTACCAACTTGATTGACCGAATTAAGCATGAAAAGCAACTTTTGGGTTCAGTGACTGGCAACTTACGCTGAGTAATATCGCAGTTTGCAGAGCAAAAGCATCTCTGAATGTCACATATGCAGTAGAGGCATATTCACCGGATCTGTTATCAATAACAAAAGCATTCTCCCAATCAGATAATACATTCATTAAGAAAATTTAGAGGACTTAACTCGATTAACATTTGGAAACTAGAACTCGTGCAAACATATGACTTCATGTATCTCATGACAGATGCTCTTATATTTTCTCGCAAAGCAAGCTTTCTTTGAGTGAGAGCAGTTAGTTATCAAATGCGAAGTTTCTGCTGAAGTACTGAAAATAGTTCTTCATGTATACAAATGTTTACAGATTTTGTTACTATGGATGAGTGTTATGAACACAAAAATTTGGTTCGGTGAAAATCACAACAACGAACACAACTAAAAGCCAAAACAATCACTTCTGAACTTATGGAAATCTCACATCATACCATTGGTACCATTGTTTAGGCTGCTAACTTCAATTTCTTTAACAACTAAGATAAAGAAATTGAAGA is a genomic window of Malus domestica chromosome 09, GDT2T_hap1 containing:
- the LOC103442337 gene encoding binding partner of ACD11 1-like isoform X2 — its product is MYPGGYTAEVTSLSPKATEEDVYNFFGHCGAVEHVEIIRSGEYASTAYVTFRDAFALQTAILLSGARIVDQCVCITSWGSYIDESDAWNGSTYPEGNTSSTTYHSSQFVSTPGEAVTVVKTLASKGYVLGKDALTKAKAFDESHQLSATAAAKVCELSDRIGLTEKIHAGREVVKTVDEKFHVSDITKSAATVTGTAVVVAATYTGEAAVAAGSAVVNSSYFAKGALWFSDVLTRASKAAADLGSHGGN
- the LOC103442337 gene encoding binding partner of ACD11 1-like isoform X1, whose product is MNKVLSRWMEELLRFSQSGFFGKMYPGGYTAEVTSLSPKATEEDVYNFFGHCGAVEHVEIIRSGEYASTAYVTFRDAFALQTAILLSGARIVDQCVCITSWGSYIDESDAWNGSTYPEGNTSSTTYHSSQFVSTPGEAVTVVKTLASKGYVLGKDALTKAKAFDESHQLSATAAAKVCELSDRIGLTEKIHAGREVVKTVDEKFHVSDITKSAATVTGTAVVVAATYTGEAAVAAGSAVVNSSYFAKGALWFSDVLTRASKAAADLGSHGGN